A DNA window from Vigna angularis cultivar LongXiaoDou No.4 chromosome 1, ASM1680809v1, whole genome shotgun sequence contains the following coding sequences:
- the LOC108328649 gene encoding transcription factor MYB1R1, translating into MSRACAATDSVASGEIMLFGVRVVVDSMRKSVSMNNLSQYEHRHDANNNNKDVLAVGYASADDAVPHNTGRHRERERKRGVPWTEEEHKLFLVGLQKVGKGDWRGISKNYVKTRTPTQVASHAQKYFLRRSNLNRRRRRSSLFDITTDMVSAIPMEEEQVQNHDTLFHPQAVCPAVPETSKSGIPMMPVYQFGIGSGAIAVQGGKPLEELTLGQGNIEPNVPINLVRVIPVVADPKASTVSDIITPSSSSALDPPTLSLGLAFSSDQRQTSSRHSALHAMPCFSNGDSIISVA; encoded by the exons ATGTCTCGTGCCTGCGCTGCTACAGACTCGGTTGCCTCCGGCGAGATCATGCTGTTTGGGGTTCGAGTGGTAGTCGATTCCATGAGAAAAAGCGTCAGCATGAACAACCTTTCACAGTACGAGCATAGGCACGACgctaacaacaacaataaagatGTTCTCGCAGTTGGTTATGCCTCAGCCGATGATGCCGTTCCTCATAACACTGGTCGCCACCGTGAGCGGGAGCGCAAGCGAG GAGTTCCGTGGACAGAAGAAGAGCACAAACTGTTTTTGGTTGGGTTGCAGAAGGTAGGGAAAGGTGATTGGAGAGGAATCTCCAAAAACTATGTGAAAACGCGAACTCCGACGCAGGTTGCGAGCCATGCTCAGAAGTACTTTCTCAGAAGAAGCAACCTGAATCGTCGTCGCCGTAGATCCAGCCTCTTTGACATCACCACCGACATG GTATCTGCAATTCCAATGGAGGAAGAACAGGTCCAGAATCACGACACCCTGTTTCATCCGCAAGCAGTGTGCCCAGCAGTTCCTGAAACTAGCAAAAGTGGAATTCCAATGATGCCAGTGTATCAGTTTGGGATTGGTTCTGGGGCTATTGCAGTCCAAGGTGGGAAACCATTAGAAGAACTCACTCTGGGACAAGGAAACATAGAGCCCAATGTGCCAATCAATCTGGTCCGTGTAATTCCTGTTGTTGCAGATCCTAAAGCATCCACAGTGTCGGATATCATCACCCCAAGTTCTAGTTCTGCTCTTGACCCACCCACACTGTCCTTGGGGCTAGCCTTCTCTTCTGACCAAAGGCAAACATCATCAAGACATTCTGCTTTACATGCCATGCCATGTTTCAGCAATGGAGATAGCATCATTAGTGTTGCTTAA